A region of Moorena producens PAL-8-15-08-1 DNA encodes the following proteins:
- a CDS encoding Nif11-like leader peptide family natural product precursor, translated as MSTISTETVAQFFHAISQQEDLKEQLIATKNPEEVVKVAQDYDFKFTVADWQQFIQGHHYSQPTSDTFKKEIIGLDVTEEQLDAWWKFAWETGDINLIAWVYDKRDAITWVQLLDEFKVIKKDD; from the coding sequence ATGTCTACAATCTCTACAGAAACTGTTGCTCAATTTTTCCATGCTATTTCTCAACAAGAGGATTTAAAAGAGCAGCTAATAGCTACTAAAAATCCAGAAGAGGTAGTTAAGGTAGCACAGGATTACGATTTTAAGTTTACCGTAGCTGACTGGCAACAGTTTATCCAGGGGCATCACTATAGTCAGCCTACCAGTGATACTTTTAAAAAAGAAATAATAGGATTAGATGTTACAGAAGAACAGTTAGATGCTTGGTGGAAATTTGCTTGGGAAACAGGAGATATCAATCTGATCGCTTGGGTTTATGACAAGAGAGATGCTATCACTTGGGTGCAATTGCTAGATGAGTTTAAAGTGATTAAAAAAGACGATTAA
- a CDS encoding inositol monophosphatase family protein: MTEHTSEQLQTFLDIAAKAATAAGDVLKTYWGNLKTVEEKGRPGDLVTAADKEAEAVILDILKNDVPDHSILAEESGQLGDNQSEYLWAIDPLDGTTNYAHQYPIAATSVGLLIDGKPQVGAVYNPFRDELLCAAVGLGATCNGDPIQVSQVSELGKSLLVTGFAYDRRQTSDNNYAEFCYLIHLTQGVRRSGSASMDLCNVATGRLDGYWERGLSPWDIAAGIVILEEAGGKVSAYDGSPIDINSGRILATNAKIHDSLSAALLETPPLSSWPLSFSKE; this comes from the coding sequence ATGACAGAACATACCTCCGAACAACTACAAACTTTCCTTGATATTGCCGCTAAAGCTGCCACTGCTGCTGGTGATGTTTTGAAAACTTACTGGGGCAATCTCAAAACTGTAGAAGAGAAAGGACGTCCTGGAGATTTAGTCACTGCAGCTGATAAAGAAGCAGAAGCAGTAATCTTAGATATACTCAAAAATGATGTACCAGACCATTCGATTCTCGCAGAAGAATCCGGTCAACTGGGAGACAATCAAAGTGAATACCTATGGGCGATTGACCCCCTCGATGGTACTACTAATTATGCCCATCAATACCCCATTGCTGCTACCTCTGTGGGGTTGTTGATTGACGGCAAGCCTCAGGTGGGAGCAGTATATAACCCCTTTCGGGATGAGTTATTGTGTGCAGCTGTGGGCTTAGGGGCAACCTGCAATGGTGATCCAATCCAGGTTTCCCAAGTCTCTGAGCTGGGTAAGAGCTTGTTAGTGACTGGATTTGCCTATGACCGGCGGCAGACTTCCGATAACAACTATGCCGAGTTCTGTTACCTGATTCATCTGACTCAAGGCGTTCGTCGTAGTGGTTCTGCATCCATGGATTTGTGTAATGTTGCTACTGGACGATTGGATGGCTATTGGGAACGAGGGCTTTCTCCTTGGGATATAGCTGCTGGCATCGTTATCCTAGAAGAAGCTGGTGGTAAAGTTAGCGCATATGATGGCAGTCCTATTGATATTAATTCTGGGCGGATTCTGGCAACTAATGCCAAGATTCACGACAGTCTCAGTGCTGCCTTGTTAGAGACACCACCTTTATCGTCTTGGCCTTTATCTTTTTCGAAAGAATAA